From the genome of Caldisalinibacter kiritimatiensis:
ACATTTCTTGCTATGATATCTTCCATAGCTGTCCTTACTTCTGCTTCAGTTAAGTCATCTCTAGGACTATCTACTGAAATTCTAACCTTCTTATCTGATTCATTTCTGAATTCTAACTGTAATCTCTTATCTGCCATGTTGATTCACCTCCTTACTAAAATATAGAGTTAAATTACTCTTGTGTTAATTCAACTTCTTCAATTTTTCTTACTGATACTAAAGGTAACATCTGCATTGAAGCCATAGATGTTGCTACTGCATACACATCATCGTTAGTTGCTGTAGGCTTGACTTTTGAATAAGTCTTTGTCTTGGTAACAATTTTACCGTTTTCATCAATACCTCCGTCAAACTGGAATTTAAGTTTTGAATTTAAGGCTACTGCATTTACTGGCATATTCATCACCTCCTTTCTACTACTTACATAGATAAGAGGTAAT
Proteins encoded in this window:
- a CDS encoding DUF2922 domain-containing protein, translated to MADKRLQLEFRNESDKKVRISVDSPRDDLTEAEVRTAMEDIIARNVFNSSGGDLVNIAGARIITTDVTELTL
- a CDS encoding DUF1659 domain-containing protein — its product is MPVNAVALNSKLKFQFDGGIDENGKIVTKTKTYSKVKPTATNDDVYAVATSMASMQMLPLVSVRKIEEVELTQE